The DNA segment GCGGTGCAGCACATCGACTCGTACTTCCAGCAGCACTGCGGCGCCGGCAAGTAGTCGCTCGCTAGGCGAGCCACTCCAGCCACCGCCCGTGCGGGTGGCACCGACCAACCGACTCGGCGCGCAGTGTGTCGCGTCCGAAGACGGCCAGCCCGACCAGGCTGTGGGCCGAGGCGCGGCTGTCGCCGCGGGTGGGGATGGCAGGCGCGATCCCGACGCCTTCGGCCGACACCCACGCCACTGTCCGCGTTGACGCCGCTTCGTCGAGGCGGCGCAGGAACCGCAGCCGGCTCTCCAGCGAGAAGTACGACAGCGCCCACGTCGTGGTGACGACGGGCAGAGCGTCGGCCGGCACGCGAGCGAACGCGTCGGGCAGCACCTCCACCGCATCGCCCTGGAGCAGCGTCGGCGGTGAGCCTGCCGCCAGCGCGATGGCGGCGTCGAGGCGCGCCACCCGTTCGGGCTGATCAGGCCACAGGCAGGCGCGCAACCACCGGGCGTCCGCCGGATCGGCGGCGTCGACCGGATTGAGGTCGACGCCGATGCGGGCGGCGACGGGCGGCACCGCGCCGGCGGGCACGCGCCCCTCCCCGACGACGTCGCAGGTCAACTGGAGCGATGAGGCCGGGTCGCCGAGAACGGTTCCGTCGGAGTACGTAATGCCGGCGCGATCGAGGTTCAGGTTGAGCCCGGCCGAGCAACCCACGTCGATCAGGCCGATGCGCGCCGCGCCGACCCGGCGGGCCGCCTCGCCGATGGCGGGATAGAGGACGGCGATGCGCCCCGTCTCGTTCGTCTGGGTCTGACGCTGCGTCGCGATGGCGACGACGTCAGGCGTCAGCGTGAGAAGGGCGTCGACCGCCGCCGCCGGCGCGGCCGCGAGGTCGCGCTGCGCGTAGGCGTCGGCCAACGCCGGCGCCCGCCCCTGAATTGCGAGGTCGTGCAGGGCGGCGAGGATCACCGTCGGGTGCCGCTTCGGCGGCGGCGCTTCCTCGATGGCGGCGAGAGCTTCGGGTGACTCGCTGATGGCCACCGCCACCCGTTCGTACAGCGGTGAGCTGTCGACCACGTCGACCTCACCGAAGTGGCGGTAG comes from the Acidimicrobiales bacterium genome and includes:
- a CDS encoding DUF2332 domain-containing protein, giving the protein MALGNARTLAEVYRHFGEVDVVDSSPLYERVAVAISESPEALAAIEEAPPPKRHPTVILAALHDLAIQGRAPALADAYAQRDLAAAPAAAVDALLTLTPDVVAIATQRQTQTNETGRIAVLYPAIGEAARRVGAARIGLIDVGCSAGLNLNLDRAGITYSDGTVLGDPASSLQLTCDVVGEGRVPAGAVPPVAARIGVDLNPVDAADPADARWLRACLWPDQPERVARLDAAIALAAGSPPTLLQGDAVEVLPDAFARVPADALPVVTTTWALSYFSLESRLRFLRRLDEAASTRTVAWVSAEGVGIAPAIPTRGDSRASAHSLVGLAVFGRDTLRAESVGRCHPHGRWLEWLA